A region from the Agrobacterium vitis genome encodes:
- a CDS encoding tyrosine-type recombinase/integrase, producing MSFIAEQHRYISMRRRLGADLSTDERILRRFSAFADSNGAEYVDTRLIMCWLESLSSASAGTRGTRFRVARQFALWLHGMDPRHEVPPQGLVPAHVQRVHPHIYSDAEIIAIIEHARTLPSVYGMRGLTCSTLFGLIAVTGLRINEALRLDQTDLDVESGVLRVRFGKLGKERMLPLDQTVVHQLETYGRERDRLLGHRSEPMFVTCDGHRLGDCGARYNFALVCQQIGLRPRQAYKRHGRGPRIHDLRHTFAVRTLLNWYRSGQDVGREMIKLTTWLGHASPANTYWYLEAVPELLELASARIASAAEGIR from the coding sequence ATGAGCTTCATTGCTGAACAGCACCGTTACATCAGTATGAGAAGGCGGCTGGGTGCCGACCTGAGTACAGACGAACGCATATTGCGTCGCTTCTCCGCCTTCGCCGACAGCAATGGTGCCGAGTACGTCGATACCAGATTGATCATGTGTTGGCTCGAAAGCCTGTCATCCGCCAGTGCAGGAACACGAGGCACTCGCTTCCGGGTGGCTCGTCAATTTGCCCTCTGGCTACACGGCATGGATCCTCGGCACGAGGTTCCGCCCCAGGGATTAGTGCCTGCTCATGTCCAACGTGTACATCCACACATTTACAGCGACGCCGAAATCATTGCGATTATCGAGCATGCCCGCACGTTGCCATCAGTCTACGGCATGCGCGGTCTCACCTGTTCGACGCTCTTCGGCCTGATCGCCGTGACCGGACTTCGGATTAACGAAGCCTTGCGTCTCGACCAGACCGATCTCGATGTTGAATCCGGCGTCCTTCGTGTTCGCTTCGGAAAGCTCGGCAAGGAACGAATGTTGCCCCTAGATCAAACCGTCGTGCACCAACTGGAGACCTACGGGCGTGAACGGGACCGGCTATTAGGTCACAGATCAGAGCCTATGTTCGTCACGTGCGATGGCCATCGTCTCGGCGATTGCGGCGCCCGCTACAACTTCGCGCTGGTCTGCCAACAGATTGGTTTGAGGCCGAGGCAGGCTTACAAGCGCCATGGGCGCGGGCCACGCATTCACGACCTTCGTCACACCTTCGCGGTTCGGACGCTGCTAAACTGGTATCGTTCCGGCCAGGATGTCGGGCGCGAGATGATCAAACTCACGACTTGGCTCGGTCACGCGAGCCCCGCCAATACCTATTGGTACCTGGAGGCGGTTCCGGAATTGCTGGAATTGGCTTCCGCCCGCATAGCAAGCGCAGCGGAGGGGATTCGATGA
- a CDS encoding dienelactone hydrolase family protein, which translates to MKFDKLFIPSAESEARLEIVAAKPTGKGPFPTIVFNHGSTGRGQNRSLYSRTVAPAIVANYFVERGWLALFPQRRGRGKSGGAYGEGLALDGSGYSCDAEIAIAGFERAVEDVDAVVDHLRGRSDVNQEKLVIGGVSRGGILAIAYAGMRPKTFRGSINFNGGWLGTGCPSHALVNPLLFQRGASAEVSTLWLHGSSDQYYSIAHCRGNFDKFQAAGGQGKFVAAPMGHALMFKPALWTEHVDQYLQDVMV; encoded by the coding sequence ATGAAGTTTGATAAGTTATTCATACCCTCAGCTGAGTCTGAAGCTCGATTGGAGATCGTCGCCGCGAAGCCCACTGGCAAAGGCCCGTTTCCAACGATTGTGTTCAACCACGGCTCGACCGGCAGGGGGCAGAATAGATCCCTCTATTCCAGAACGGTGGCTCCCGCGATTGTGGCAAACTACTTTGTCGAGCGGGGATGGTTGGCACTGTTCCCTCAACGTCGAGGAAGGGGAAAATCTGGCGGAGCCTATGGTGAAGGTCTTGCCCTAGACGGTTCCGGCTATTCCTGCGACGCAGAAATAGCCATAGCCGGCTTCGAGCGGGCCGTTGAGGACGTCGATGCGGTAGTCGACCATCTGCGCGGTCGATCTGACGTAAATCAGGAAAAGCTTGTCATCGGGGGCGTCTCACGCGGGGGTATCTTGGCCATCGCTTATGCTGGCATGAGGCCAAAGACGTTTCGCGGTTCCATCAATTTCAATGGAGGCTGGCTGGGAACAGGGTGCCCGTCACATGCATTGGTCAACCCACTGCTTTTCCAGCGGGGCGCATCCGCAGAAGTTTCAACTCTTTGGCTGCATGGCAGCTCAGATCAATACTACAGCATAGCACACTGTAGGGGGAACTTTGACAAGTTTCAGGCCGCGGGCGGACAGGGAAAATTTGTGGCGGCACCCATGGGCCACGCATTGATGTTCAAGCCAGCGCTTTGGACCGAGCACGTCGACCAATATTTGCAAGACGTGATGGTTTAA
- a CDS encoding ArdC family protein, whose translation MSRKAANTRTDIYARITDRIVADLEKGVRPWVQPWSAANLSGRVSRPLRHNGQAYTGLNVLLLWSESVASGFMSSTWMTLRQANELGAHVRKGESGATVVYASRFTKTEPDAGGGEVERDIPFLKAYTVFNCDQIDGLADHYYSRPEPIAKPLERIEHADRFFDNTGAVVRYGGDKAYYSPASDHIQLPRPEQFRDMASFVATRAHETLHYAVSPIMPHGQFSGRKLLQLAMQLVGIIRAVKSGDYRVTRRQCAF comes from the coding sequence ATGAGCAGGAAAGCAGCAAACACGCGGACCGACATTTATGCACGCATCACCGACAGGATCGTCGCCGATCTGGAAAAGGGCGTGCGCCCGTGGGTGCAGCCGTGGAGTGCGGCCAATCTATCGGGCCGGGTGAGCCGGCCGCTTCGTCACAACGGACAAGCTTACACCGGCCTCAATGTTCTGCTTCTGTGGTCGGAGAGCGTCGCCAGTGGTTTCATGTCGTCAACATGGATGACGCTGCGCCAGGCAAACGAACTCGGCGCTCACGTGCGCAAGGGCGAGAGCGGCGCGACCGTCGTCTATGCCAGCCGCTTCACCAAGACCGAACCCGATGCGGGCGGCGGAGAGGTCGAGCGCGATATTCCCTTCCTGAAGGCCTATACAGTTTTCAATTGCGATCAAATCGATGGCCTTGCAGATCATTATTACAGTCGCCCCGAACCGATCGCGAAACCGCTCGAGCGTATCGAGCATGCCGATCGCTTCTTCGATAACACGGGTGCTGTCGTCCGTTACGGCGGCGACAAGGCCTATTATTCTCCTGCCTCCGACCACATCCAGCTGCCGCGGCCCGAACAATTCCGGGACATGGCCTCTTTCGTTGCGACGAGAGCGCACGAAACCTTGCATTATGCCGTAAGTCCGATTATGCCGCATGGCCAATTTTCAGGGCGGAAGCTCCTCCAATTGGCCATGCAGCTGGTCGGCATAATCAGAGCCGTCAAGAGTGGCGACTATCGCGTGACAAGACGACAGTGCGCGTTCTAG
- a CDS encoding site-specific integrase, translated as MSISGHTTCLDAYLASFEQTFAARNYKPATLENYRHHLRRFGRLLEVEGIAPSELTADIAVELGRRLPTSPKSQIKVPNLATLFVEHLIEIGVATRPPLTAAQAERQELLCNLELYLLRQRGLSPRSVKHVRGFAARFLVHRFGDGGLDLAVLGARDVVAFMEHVIARKTPYRDKTLSTHLRGFFQYLFAQGLTTANLSLCVPRVHKPWGERLPRYLSPDEVEAVLASVATNPRRGARDYAMLLLMARLGIRAPEVMAIQLDDIDWRAGELLVRGKGQRHDRLPIPPDVGQAISRYLREERTSTTTRTLFVSHRAPNRPFKDSQIINSILREAFAATGVKPPTPYVGSHVLRHSLATNLVRSGASLEEIGDLLRHRSRATTMIYAKLDTDGLRSIAQPWPITEAAQ; from the coding sequence ATGTCAATATCCGGCCATACCACCTGCCTTGACGCTTACCTGGCGTCATTCGAGCAGACTTTTGCTGCCAGGAACTACAAACCTGCGACCCTCGAAAACTATCGTCACCACCTCCGACGCTTTGGCAGACTTCTGGAGGTCGAGGGCATCGCGCCATCGGAGCTGACGGCGGATATTGCCGTCGAATTGGGACGGCGATTGCCAACGTCACCCAAATCCCAGATCAAGGTTCCCAACCTTGCCACGCTGTTCGTCGAGCACCTGATCGAAATCGGCGTGGCGACGCGACCGCCACTCACTGCTGCGCAAGCCGAACGCCAAGAGCTTCTCTGCAACCTTGAGCTTTACCTTCTGCGGCAGCGCGGCCTCAGTCCGCGGTCCGTCAAACACGTGCGGGGGTTTGCCGCCCGCTTCCTGGTTCATCGCTTTGGAGACGGTGGGCTCGATCTTGCTGTGCTCGGCGCCCGCGACGTCGTTGCGTTTATGGAGCATGTTATCGCGCGCAAGACGCCCTACCGCGACAAGACGTTGTCCACGCATCTGCGCGGCTTCTTCCAGTATCTGTTCGCCCAAGGTCTCACTACCGCCAACCTATCGCTCTGCGTGCCCAGGGTGCACAAGCCCTGGGGCGAGAGGCTTCCGAGATATCTGTCGCCCGATGAAGTGGAGGCCGTTCTGGCATCGGTCGCGACCAATCCGCGGCGAGGCGCCCGCGACTACGCCATGTTGTTGTTGATGGCGAGGCTCGGTATCCGCGCTCCGGAGGTCATGGCGATCCAGCTCGATGATATCGACTGGCGAGCTGGAGAGCTTCTCGTTCGCGGAAAAGGTCAACGTCACGACCGGCTGCCAATCCCGCCCGACGTCGGTCAGGCAATCAGCCGGTATCTGCGGGAGGAGCGGACTTCGACGACAACCCGCACACTGTTCGTGAGCCATCGGGCGCCGAACCGCCCGTTCAAGGATAGCCAGATCATCAACTCGATTTTGCGGGAGGCGTTCGCGGCAACCGGGGTGAAGCCGCCAACACCATATGTCGGATCGCATGTCCTGCGCCACAGCCTTGCGACAAACTTGGTTCGCTCCGGTGCCTCGCTGGAGGAGATCGGCGATCTGTTGCGGCATCGATCGCGTGCAACAACGATGATCTATGCGAAGCTCGACACGGATGGATTGCGCTCCATCGCCCAGCCTTGGCCGATCACGGAGGCAGCACAATGA
- a CDS encoding S8 family peptidase, translated as MAEEPPRPLPHVYLPGHGNIQDYTARGGGGGATVPVRDRAQHAVKLTEALTRAVADAEAQLRAREPDLAGGTPGFYLEFELPSSQSEIVDKLENRQGKFPIELVSVRPIGEGGNAIAATVFVPERQRDYYLKKVAEYRDQDRIQRIEVDGEIVERNNGPKNEVLVASLETARLAVARSLYTDDEAFFPLPGTAIWWEVWLRLGTRDTFAAAAERLELPVREHALQFPEREVLIVHASAETLGRIIAHTDTIAELRTARDTPAFFMEMDGAEQRAWAAETAGRIVPPDGDRPAVCLLDSGSTRRHPLILPALAAVDQQAFDPGWNVEDTSNQGHGGHGTQLSGVAIYGDLTDVLAGAGQIILTHRLESVKILPDHGANDPDLFGAITAQSIARAEIVAPNRPRAICLALTSDGDHWRGRPSSWSAALDALAYGADNAPRLIAVSAGNIREDIHQNDYLVRNDITPIESPAQAWNVLTVGAFTEKTAITDPVFNGWGVMAQVGDLMPRSRTSVTWNYDWPLKPDVVFEGGNLGVDPATLIGDHLDDLALLTTYRTPENRAFTTTGETSAATALAARMGAQVLAQRPDLWSETVRALIVHSAEWTPTMKAHLGGINKNALMRRYGFGVPSLVRALGSLDNDVTMVIENEMQPFKTVGSKIETKDMVLHALPWPTAELEALGETQVQLRITLSYFIEPNPGERGQTRRHSYASHGMRFALKPGDERPDVFLRRINAAAGARPPARAAGDAGWTLGPVLRNRGSLHGDIWEGNAVELSQRDAIAIYPTGGWWRENTGQRRGDRAVRYALVATVRTAADVDLYTPISTPILPEVVPEILIET; from the coding sequence ATGGCAGAAGAACCACCGCGTCCACTCCCACACGTTTATTTGCCCGGTCACGGGAACATCCAGGACTACACCGCCAGAGGCGGAGGTGGCGGCGCAACCGTGCCGGTGCGCGATAGGGCTCAGCATGCTGTAAAGCTGACAGAAGCCCTTACCCGGGCAGTGGCAGACGCGGAAGCACAATTAAGAGCTCGCGAGCCCGACCTTGCGGGTGGAACGCCAGGTTTCTATCTTGAGTTCGAGCTCCCTTCATCCCAGAGCGAGATCGTCGATAAGCTCGAAAACCGCCAGGGCAAGTTTCCGATCGAACTTGTTAGCGTTCGCCCGATAGGGGAGGGAGGGAACGCGATTGCCGCCACCGTCTTCGTCCCCGAACGCCAGCGCGACTATTACCTCAAGAAGGTGGCCGAATATCGCGACCAGGACCGGATCCAACGGATCGAGGTCGACGGTGAGATCGTCGAAAGAAACAACGGACCCAAGAATGAAGTGCTCGTGGCCTCGCTTGAGACCGCGCGTCTTGCGGTGGCCAGATCCCTCTATACGGATGACGAGGCGTTCTTTCCGCTGCCCGGTACGGCCATCTGGTGGGAGGTCTGGCTGCGTCTCGGGACCAGAGACACCTTTGCGGCTGCGGCAGAGCGACTGGAGCTTCCAGTGCGTGAACACGCCCTTCAGTTTCCGGAGCGGGAGGTGTTGATCGTCCACGCGAGCGCCGAAACCCTCGGGCGGATCATTGCGCACACCGACACGATCGCAGAGCTAAGAACCGCACGCGATACACCGGCTTTCTTTATGGAGATGGACGGCGCCGAGCAACGCGCCTGGGCCGCGGAGACGGCGGGCCGCATTGTGCCCCCCGATGGTGACCGTCCCGCCGTCTGCCTGCTCGATTCAGGCTCTACCCGCCGTCACCCTTTGATCCTCCCGGCGCTCGCAGCAGTGGATCAGCAGGCATTCGATCCCGGCTGGAACGTCGAAGACACGAGCAATCAGGGGCACGGCGGCCATGGGACCCAGCTTTCCGGCGTTGCCATTTATGGTGACCTGACCGATGTTCTCGCCGGAGCCGGGCAGATCATCCTGACGCACCGACTGGAGTCGGTAAAGATTCTGCCCGACCACGGTGCAAATGACCCCGATCTCTTCGGCGCCATCACCGCCCAATCGATAGCGCGTGCCGAGATCGTTGCACCGAACCGGCCTCGCGCCATCTGCCTTGCCCTGACCAGTGATGGCGATCACTGGCGCGGCCGTCCGTCGTCGTGGTCTGCGGCTCTCGACGCACTCGCCTATGGCGCCGATAATGCGCCACGCCTGATTGCGGTCTCCGCCGGCAACATTCGTGAGGATATCCATCAGAACGATTATCTCGTCCGCAACGACATCACGCCGATCGAAAGTCCTGCCCAGGCGTGGAATGTGCTCACGGTCGGGGCATTTACCGAGAAGACGGCGATCACCGACCCTGTCTTCAACGGATGGGGTGTCATGGCCCAGGTTGGCGATCTCATGCCACGTAGCCGTACCTCCGTCACTTGGAACTACGATTGGCCTCTCAAACCCGATGTCGTCTTCGAGGGCGGCAATCTGGGCGTAGATCCGGCGACGCTAATCGGCGATCACCTCGACGATCTCGCGCTGCTGACGACCTATCGGACGCCCGAGAACCGGGCGTTCACCACGACGGGCGAGACCAGTGCGGCGACCGCGCTTGCGGCAAGGATGGGTGCGCAGGTTCTGGCTCAGCGTCCTGATCTGTGGTCCGAGACGGTCAGAGCGCTGATCGTCCATTCGGCCGAATGGACGCCGACGATGAAGGCCCATCTCGGCGGGATCAACAAGAATGCCTTGATGCGGCGTTACGGTTTCGGGGTTCCATCACTGGTGCGCGCCCTTGGAAGTCTCGATAACGATGTCACCATGGTCATCGAGAACGAGATGCAACCATTCAAGACCGTCGGCAGCAAGATCGAGACCAAGGACATGGTCCTGCACGCGCTTCCCTGGCCGACGGCGGAGCTCGAGGCTCTTGGTGAAACCCAGGTCCAGTTGCGGATCACGCTCAGCTATTTCATTGAGCCCAATCCCGGGGAGCGTGGCCAAACACGCCGTCACAGCTACGCTTCGCATGGAATGCGGTTTGCGTTGAAACCGGGCGACGAGCGCCCCGATGTCTTCTTGCGTCGCATCAATGCCGCGGCCGGGGCCAGGCCGCCGGCAAGGGCGGCGGGAGACGCAGGCTGGACGCTTGGTCCCGTTCTTCGCAATCGGGGATCGCTGCATGGGGATATCTGGGAGGGAAACGCCGTCGAGCTCTCCCAGCGTGACGCTATCGCCATCTATCCGACTGGCGGATGGTGGCGCGAGAATACAGGTCAGAGAAGGGGTGATAGAGCGGTTCGTTATGCACTTGTCGCAACGGTGCGAACTGCGGCTGATGTCGATCTCTACACACCGATCAGCACCCCCATCCTTCCAGAGGTGGTGCCCGAAATTCTGATTGAGACTTAG
- a CDS encoding alkylphosphonate utilization protein — MSDHSGDDYVYDEATGEWRPASEISAEKAKAAEVRDASGNVLADGDSVVLIKDLKVKGAGQTLKQGTVIRSIRLTDDPEEIDCRHDAIKGLVLRTEFVRKR, encoded by the coding sequence ATGAGCGATCATAGCGGCGACGATTATGTCTATGACGAAGCAACCGGCGAATGGCGTCCGGCATCCGAGATTTCCGCCGAAAAAGCAAAAGCCGCAGAAGTGCGCGACGCCTCCGGCAACGTGCTGGCCGATGGCGACTCCGTCGTGCTGATCAAGGACCTGAAGGTCAAAGGCGCCGGCCAGACCTTGAAGCAGGGCACGGTGATCCGCTCGATCCGGCTGACAGACGATCCGGAAGAGATTGACTGCCGGCATGACGCAATCAAAGGCCTGGTCCTGCGCACCGAGTTCGTGCGCAAGCGTTGA